Within the Candidatus Nitrospira nitrificans genome, the region TGCCATCGTTGTGGCGGACTGATGGTTCCCGAACAGGTGTTAGAAATCCGGTCAATGGACTTCCGTTGCATGAGTTGCGGTGAGCGTATCGATCCCGTGATTCTTGCCCATCGTGAAAGACATTCCATACGAATGGAAGCAAAACGCTCATGATGGGTCAGTAGTCCGATTTCTCGCCTTGCGTGACCGGAGAGGAGCATTTACGATGGCGACAAGAGGACGTTGTCATAACGAGAGTGGTGAGTGTGTACATGACCAGCGGGATGCGCGGCGCGTTGCCGACAGCCAGTCTCCAACGATTGCTCGATGCCCTCAGCGCGAAGGGATATCGCATTGTCGGACTCACGGTGCGGGATGGGTCGGTCGTGTGGGAGACCGTCCGGTCCGTGTCCGATCTGCCGGTCGGCTGGCGTGATCACCAAGAACCGGGACGCTACCGGCTGGAACAGACCGGCTCACAGGAAATCTTCGGTGTCGTTCATGGACCGCAATCGCTGAAACCGTTCGTCTTTGCGCCACGCGAGCCGCTCTTGCAGATCGAGCGGAACCATGATGGATTCGCCGCGCGCCCGACGCTCCCGCGATCGGAGAAGGTGGCGATCATCGGTGCTCGCTCCTGTGATCTCGCCGGGCTGACGATTCAAGATCGGATTTTTCTAAAGGATGCCTACGGGGACCCTTACTACGCGGCCCGCCGTGAAGGGCTCTTGGTGATCGCGGTGAACTGCGTCAGAGCGCTACCCACCTGTTTTTGCGCATCCATGGAGACCGGCCCGCGCGCCGAACGTGGCTTCGATCTCCTGTTGACTGAAGTGGACGACCAGCTGTTGATCGAAGCGGGCAGCGCGGCCGGTCATGAAGTTCTCGCAAGCCTTCCGTTCACTCGCGCTTCGGCAGAGCAGATGGCCGAGGCTGATACGCGGGTCGACGCCTGCGCCCAGAGCCAAGTCAGACGGCTCGATCACTCACGCTTGCCGCAGGCTCTCTATGACGCTCACGAACATCCGCGATGGGATGAGGTGGCGGGGCGATGCCTTGCCTGCGCGAATTGCACGATGGTCTGTCCGACCTGCTTTTGCCATACGGTCGAGGAGACACCGGACCTCTCGCGCCGGCACACCACGCACGCCAGATTGTGGGATTCCTGTTTCACCCAGGAACATGGCTACATTCACGGCAAGAACATGCGCCCGACGATCAAGGATCGGTACCGGATGTGGCTCACGCATAAGCTGGCATCGTGGATCGATCAGTTCGGCGCGTCCGGCTGCGTCGGTTGCGGCCGATGCATCACCTGGTGTCCGGTCGGGATTGATCTGACCGAGGAGTTGCCGGCGTTGCTGAGGCCGAGCGAACAGCCGTCAACGACCGGCGGATAGCATTGCAGGGAGCCGATGGTTAATCCCTACCTCATTCATCCGGCGACCATCGTGGAGAAGATTCGGGAAGCCGACGACGTCCATACCTATCGCTTGCGGCTCGTCGATGAATCGGTGCGGCGCCGATTCCGATTCAAGGCCGGGCAGTTCAATATGGTTTATCTGTTCGGCGTGGGGGAGGTGGCGATCTCGATCGTCTCCGACCCGGATGAGCCGGAGTTTCTGGACCATACGATTCGCACCGTGGGGCGAGTCACCAAGGCGATCGCCGATCTGCAGCCCGGCGATGTCTTGGGCATCAGAGGCCCCTTCGGACAGGGATGGCCGTTGGAAGAAGCGCGAGGGCGGAATGTGGTGATCGTGACCGGCGGTCTGGGATGTGCACCGGTCGTCGGAGCGATTGAGTATATCTTCCGGCGGCGAGAAGACTATGGTCCGGTCCGGATCATCCACGGGGTCAAGACACCGAGAGACCTGCTCTATCGCGATCGGTTCGAAACATGGGGGCGATTGCCCGACACCGAGGTGTGGTTGACGAGCGGTCAACCGGATAAAACCTGGCACTATCACGTCGGGGTGGTGACGGAGCTGTTCGAGTGCGTGACGATCGAGCTTGGGGAAAGCATCGTGCTGATGTGCGGACCGGAGATCATGATGCGTCTGGGCGTGCCTATCTTGATGAGACGGGGCATTCCTGACACCGCCATCTACCTGTCCTTGGAGCGGCACATGGAATGTGGAATCGGCCTCTGTGGCCATTGCCAGCTGGGTCCGTACTTCTTGTGTAAAGACGGCCCGGTCATGCGGTACGACCAAGTGGCGCAGTGGTTGGGACGGACGGGAGTATAGCTTGAGGCGTCGTTCGTGAAGCGGGAGCGGCTTCTGGATGAAAGTTTCGTGTTTCGAGTTTCACGTTTAAAGTCCCAAGTTGGGCAGAAACCAAAACCTTAAACTGAAACATGAAGCCATCGGCCCATACGTCTCACGCTTCACGCGGAACGTGCCAGTAAGGTCGTCTAGGGAGTGAATGTTGGATCCATCGAAAGAGATCGATGAGGGGCAGCGGCCAAGGCTGGCGGTATTCAAGTTCGCCTCCTGCGACGGCTGTCAGCTCAGCATGTTGAATCTTGAGGAGGATCTGCTGGCATTGGGCCAGGCGTTGGACATCGCCTATTTTCCAGAAGCTTCCAGCGACATGAGCGATGGTCCGTACGATATCGCGTTGGTGGAGGGATCGATCACCACCGCGGAAGATGCGCAGCGCATTCTGAATGTACGACAACAGACGAAGAAGTTGCTCACGATCGGGGCCTGCGCGACGGCCGGCGGCATTCAGGCGTTGCGCAACTGGGGCGATATCGAGGCGTTTAAACAGGCCGTCTATCCCAGGCCGGACTATATCCAGAGTCTCAGCACCTCCACTCCCATCTCGGACCATGTCCGCGTGGACTTCGAATTGTGGGGATGCCCGATCGATAAGGGTCAACTCCTGCGTGTCCTCACGGACTTGTCGGCGGGAGTACCACCACGCCTGCCGGTTGACAGCGTCTGTCTGGAGTGCAAGCGGCGAGGAACTGTGTGTGTGGTGGTCGCCAAGGGTATGCCTTGTCTCGGACCGGTGACCAGGAGCGGTTGCGGGGCGATCTGTCCGGCTATGGGACGGGACTGTTACGGCTGTTTTGGACCGAGCGAAGGAGCAAGGAAGGGACCAGGCCTTCCACCGAACACCAGCTCGCTTGCGAAGCACTTTCATGAGGAATTACAGCTGATCCCGATCGAGGTCCTGCGACGATTTCGTGGTATCAACGGCGATGCGTCACCTTTTCGTGATGAGAGCAATGTTTGGGAGAAGAAAGCGTGAAGTGTGACACGTGAAACGCACGAAGTCGGATGTGAAAGGTAAAAAGTGACGGAAGCGAGAAGGGCGGAGGCGGAGGATGGGAAGCAGACGAGGACGATCGCCGTCGATCTGGTCGCACGCGTGGAGGGTGAAGGGGCGCTCCGTGTCACCGTGAAAGACGGCGCCGTCCAGGACGTGGAGCTCAGGATCTTCGAGCCGCCGAGGTTTTTCGAGGCCTTCTTGCAAGGGCGGCATTACAGCGAAGTGCCGGACATCGTCGCGCGGATCTGCGGCATTTGCCCCGTGGCGTACCAGATGAGCGCGGTCCATGCGCTCGAACAGATATTCGGATTGAGAGTCGAAGGATCCCTGCGAGACCTGCGGCGGCTCATCTACTGCGGCGAATGGATCGAGAGTCATGCCCTGCATATCTATATGCTCCAAGCGCCGGACTTTCTCGGGTACGAGAGCGGCATCGCGATGGCGAAAGATCATGCAGCGACCGTAACCAGAGGCCTTCGGCTCAAGAAGGCCGGCAATGCGATCATGGCGCTGCTCGGCGGCCGCTCCGTGCATCCGGTCTCCGTGAAAGTCGGTGGCTTCTCGCGGGTGCCGCGGCGCAGCGAGCTGGAGCGGATGAAAGACGAACTCTTATGGGCGCGCGATGCGGCGGTGGAAACCGTGCGCTGGGTGGCGGGGTTCGACTATCCGGAGTTTACTCCTGACTACAATGATGTCGCGCTCAGCCACCCAGATGAGTATCCGTTCAATGAAGGGCGGATCGTCGCCTCCAGCGGGTTGCAGATCTCGGTGAGCGAATTCGAGCGATATTTCACCGAGCATCAGGTCTCCTATTCCACCGCGCTCCACTGCACATTGCAAGGCTCCTCCTATTTAGTCGGTCCGCTGGCTCGTCTGAATCTGAATCAGGAGCATGTGACACCGTTGGTAAAGCAGGTCTTGGCCGACTGCGCGGTGGCATTGCCGTTGCGTAATCCGTTTCGTGGGATCATCGCGCGTGCGGTCGAAATCCTCTATGCTCTGGAGGAATCATTGCGGCTCATCGAACGGTATGAGCCTCCGCCCTTGGCGGCGCTGCCGGTTATCGTTCGACCAGGCATCGGCATGGCCTGCACGGAAGCGCCCCGGGGGATTCTCTACCATCGGTACCGGGTAGATGGTGACGGCGTGATTCGTGAAGCCAAGATCGTTCCTCCCACCTCGCAGAACCAATCTCGTATCGAACAGGACCTGCGTCTCTTCATGCCGCGCCTGTTGCACCTTCCCGATCAGGAGGCGGCGCTGGCCTGTGAACGGGTCATCCGTTGCTACGATCCCTGCATTTCCTGCGCGACCCATTTTTTGAATCTGGAGATTACCCGGGAAGGGGCTGCATGAAGAAAGACCGTCCCCGTTCATCCGCCATTCGGATCATCGGTCTTGGCAACGGCATGCGAGGCGACGACGCGGTCGGACTCCTGGCGGCTCGCCGAATCAGGCGACAAGTCGGCGACCAGGTCGAGGTGATCGAAGCGGAGATGGCGGGAGTTGATCTTGTGGAATTGATGGAAGGGGCGCAAGCCGTCATTCTCATCGATGCCGCGCGCAGCGGACAAGCTCCCGGCACGATCCATCGGCTCGATGCCTCGGCCGGCCCGATCGGGAGCCGGATGTTTCCGCGATCCAGCCACGCTCTCGGCACGGTGGATGCGCTGGAGCTGGCTCGCGCGATGGGAGTGCTGCCCGCTGCCGTTATTGTGTATGGAGTGGAAGCAGACAACACGGAAGCGGGCCGACCGCTCTCGCCTTTGGTGGCCACAGCGTTGGATCAGGTGGTGCAACAGGTCGTCCAAGAATGTGAAGCGCGCTATGCATGAGCTCCATCTGATGAAGCAAGTCGTGAAGGCTGTGGAGGCCGAGTTGGATGGAACGCAACGCGCAAAACTCTCGGTCGTGCGCCTCAAAATCAGCGCGCTTTCCCATCTCCTGACCCATGATCACGCAACCGTCCAGGCAACATTCGGATTGGCCGCGCGCGGCACGAGGGCCGAAGGCGCGACGTTGGAGATCATCGCCATCCCAGGGAACGCGTGGTGCCTTCGTTGTCACAGCGACCGCACGGTCACAAGAGCGGATGCCGTCTGTTCCGCTTGCGGAGGGCCAGTGGCCGCGGGACCGGCAGAGCCGGAAGTCGTGCTCCATGAGTTGGTCGTCCTGGAATGAAACACCTCCTTGCGCAACGCCTGCGGGTCGAGGTGGAAGGAACGGTGCAGGGTGTGGGGTTCCGCCCGTTTGTCTATCGACTCGCGCATGAGCTTGAGCTGACTGGATGGGTTCTCAATACAAGAAACGGCGCGCTCATCGAAGTGGAAGGGGAATCGCGGGCGGTTGAGACGTTCCTTCAGCGACTGCAAGCCGATGCGCCGGTCACGGCATTGATTGAGACAATGAGTGTGCGCGTTATTCCGGCGCTTGGCGACAAGGGCTTTTCGATCGGCCGGAGTGCCGAGGCGGGTCAGCGAGTCCTTGTCATACCGCCGGATCTGGCCGCCTGCGAAGACTGTCGGCGCGAACTGCATGATCCGCGCGATCGCCGCTTTCGATATCCCTTCCTCACCTGCACGCAGTGCGGCCCCCGATATAGTCTGCTCACAGCGATTCCATATGAACGTTCCAATACGACGATGGCCGGATTCGAACTCTGCTCCGCCTGTCGAGCCGACTATGAAACGGAAGCCGATCGCCGTTTTCACGCGGAACCGATCGCCTGTCCGCTCTGCGGTCCGCGCCTGTGCTTGTGGGATGAGCAGGGCCATGAAATCGCGGGTCCCCAGGAAGCCTTGCGGCAGGCTCACAGCATGCTCGATCAAGGGCTCATTGTCGCGGTCAAAGGACTGGGTGGGTTTCAGCTCTGGGTCGACGCACAATCCGAGAAGGCTGTCCGGCGCTTACGTGAGCGGAAACGAAGGCCGGAGAAACCCTTCGCCGTGCTGTTCCCGTCCGTTGATGCAATCAGAGGGTATTGCCTGTTGACTTCAGAGGAGGAAGCGCTCCTCCGCTCGCCCCAAGCTCCGATCGTCTTGGTTCGCAAGCGGCGAGACGCGGTCCTCGCTGAGTCCGTGGCGCCAGGCAATCCTTATCTCGGCGTGATGTTGCCGGCGACGCCGCTCCATCATCTCCTGATGGCCTCGCCGCAGCGGCCCATGGTGGCCACGAGCGGCAATCGCTCCGAAGAACCGATCGTGACCGATGAGCGGGAGGCCCTGGTTCGATTGAAAGGGATCGCCGACGCGCTGCTCGTGCATGATCGGCCGATCGCGAGGCCGGTCGATGATTCGGTGGCGCTGGTGGTTCCCGGAAAAGCTCAGTCGGTGGATGGAGAACGAACGAAACAACCAAGAGCCGATGTGATGATCCTCCGGCGAGCGCGGGGCTATGTGCCGCAGTCCATCCGCTGGAATGACGACGTCGCGGATAGAACGGCGCAAGGGCCGATTCTCGCCGTGGGCGGGCACCTGAAGAACACGGTCGCTCTGCTGACGGGCAATCGTGTCGTGCTCAGTCAGCACCTCGGTGATCTTTCTACCATGGAAGCGGACAAGGCTTTCCGGCAGGCCGTTAAGGATCTCCAACGGCTGCTCGAGGTCACACCACGGGCCATTGCCTGCGATCTCCATCCGGACTATCGCTCGACCGGTTTCGCGCGTGAGCTGGTGGCGACTTTGTCCGTTCCGTTGATTCCCGTGCAGCATCACCATGCCCATGTGGTGTCCTGCATGGCCGAACACAGGCTGGGCGGCGAGGTACTCGGCATCGCTTGGGACGGGGCTGGGTATGGAGGAGACGGCCAGGTGTGGGGCGGAGAATTTTTGATCGTGGACTATCGGCAGTTCACGCGGTTTACCTCCCTCAAACCCTTTCGGTTGCTGGGCGGAGAAGCAGCCATGAAGGAGCCAGGCCGATCTGCAGCCGCCGTCTTGTGGGAGCTGATGGGAGAGAAGATGCCGGCGCACGAGCTGCCTTCTTGGAACGTGCCGCGCGATCAGCGTGAGAAGTTCGCAGGCGTGCTCAAGTCCGGCATCGCGTCGCCATGGACCACGAGCATGGGACGACTCTACGACGCTGTGGCGGCCCTTACGGGTCTGTGCCATCATGCTTCTTTCGAAGGGCAAGCGGCGATGGCGGTTCAGTTTGCTGCCGAGCAAGAGGCGGAGGCAGGCGGAGCAGC harbors:
- the hypF gene encoding carbamoyltransferase HypF encodes the protein MKHLLAQRLRVEVEGTVQGVGFRPFVYRLAHELELTGWVLNTRNGALIEVEGESRAVETFLQRLQADAPVTALIETMSVRVIPALGDKGFSIGRSAEAGQRVLVIPPDLAACEDCRRELHDPRDRRFRYPFLTCTQCGPRYSLLTAIPYERSNTTMAGFELCSACRADYETEADRRFHAEPIACPLCGPRLCLWDEQGHEIAGPQEALRQAHSMLDQGLIVAVKGLGGFQLWVDAQSEKAVRRLRERKRRPEKPFAVLFPSVDAIRGYCLLTSEEEALLRSPQAPIVLVRKRRDAVLAESVAPGNPYLGVMLPATPLHHLLMASPQRPMVATSGNRSEEPIVTDEREALVRLKGIADALLVHDRPIARPVDDSVALVVPGKAQSVDGERTKQPRADVMILRRARGYVPQSIRWNDDVADRTAQGPILAVGGHLKNTVALLTGNRVVLSQHLGDLSTMEADKAFRQAVKDLQRLLEVTPRAIACDLHPDYRSTGFARELVATLSVPLIPVQHHHAHVVSCMAEHRLGGEVLGIAWDGAGYGGDGQVWGGEFLIVDYRQFTRFTSLKPFRLLGGEAAMKEPGRSAAAVLWELMGEKMPAHELPSWNVPRDQREKFAGVLKSGIASPWTTSMGRLYDAVAALTGLCHHASFEGQAAMAVQFAAEQEAEAGGAAVAGYPMDLMPCTSPDTKWMIDWRPMVGAMLDDLRRGCRPEHIAARFHAGLAAATVRVAQAAGLPRVALTGGCFQNRLLLSLVRRQLEEAGFAVYSHALVPPNDGGLSLGQAVIAAQRLAGC
- a CDS encoding Ni/Fe hydrogenase subunit alpha produces the protein MTEARRAEAEDGKQTRTIAVDLVARVEGEGALRVTVKDGAVQDVELRIFEPPRFFEAFLQGRHYSEVPDIVARICGICPVAYQMSAVHALEQIFGLRVEGSLRDLRRLIYCGEWIESHALHIYMLQAPDFLGYESGIAMAKDHAATVTRGLRLKKAGNAIMALLGGRSVHPVSVKVGGFSRVPRRSELERMKDELLWARDAAVETVRWVAGFDYPEFTPDYNDVALSHPDEYPFNEGRIVASSGLQISVSEFERYFTEHQVSYSTALHCTLQGSSYLVGPLARLNLNQEHVTPLVKQVLADCAVALPLRNPFRGIIARAVEILYALEESLRLIERYEPPPLAALPVIVRPGIGMACTEAPRGILYHRYRVDGDGVIREAKIVPPTSQNQSRIEQDLRLFMPRLLHLPDQEAALACERVIRCYDPCISCATHFLNLEITREGAA
- a CDS encoding FAD/NAD(P)-binding protein, with translation MVNPYLIHPATIVEKIREADDVHTYRLRLVDESVRRRFRFKAGQFNMVYLFGVGEVAISIVSDPDEPEFLDHTIRTVGRVTKAIADLQPGDVLGIRGPFGQGWPLEEARGRNVVIVTGGLGCAPVVGAIEYIFRRREDYGPVRIIHGVKTPRDLLYRDRFETWGRLPDTEVWLTSGQPDKTWHYHVGVVTELFECVTIELGESIVLMCGPEIMMRLGVPILMRRGIPDTAIYLSLERHMECGIGLCGHCQLGPYFLCKDGPVMRYDQVAQWLGRTGV
- a CDS encoding NADH-quinone oxidoreductase subunit B family protein, with the protein product MLDPSKEIDEGQRPRLAVFKFASCDGCQLSMLNLEEDLLALGQALDIAYFPEASSDMSDGPYDIALVEGSITTAEDAQRILNVRQQTKKLLTIGACATAGGIQALRNWGDIEAFKQAVYPRPDYIQSLSTSTPISDHVRVDFELWGCPIDKGQLLRVLTDLSAGVPPRLPVDSVCLECKRRGTVCVVVAKGMPCLGPVTRSGCGAICPAMGRDCYGCFGPSEGARKGPGLPPNTSSLAKHFHEELQLIPIEVLRRFRGINGDASPFRDESNVWEKKA
- a CDS encoding hydrogenase maturation nickel metallochaperone HypA; protein product: MKQVVKAVEAELDGTQRAKLSVVRLKISALSHLLTHDHATVQATFGLAARGTRAEGATLEIIAIPGNAWCLRCHSDRTVTRADAVCSACGGPVAAGPAEPEVVLHELVVLE
- a CDS encoding hydrogenase maturation protease, translated to MKKDRPRSSAIRIIGLGNGMRGDDAVGLLAARRIRRQVGDQVEVIEAEMAGVDLVELMEGAQAVILIDAARSGQAPGTIHRLDASAGPIGSRMFPRSSHALGTVDALELARAMGVLPAAVIVYGVEADNTEAGRPLSPLVATALDQVVQQVVQECEARYA
- a CDS encoding 4Fe-4S dicluster domain-containing protein gives rise to the protein MSVYMTSGMRGALPTASLQRLLDALSAKGYRIVGLTVRDGSVVWETVRSVSDLPVGWRDHQEPGRYRLEQTGSQEIFGVVHGPQSLKPFVFAPREPLLQIERNHDGFAARPTLPRSEKVAIIGARSCDLAGLTIQDRIFLKDAYGDPYYAARREGLLVIAVNCVRALPTCFCASMETGPRAERGFDLLLTEVDDQLLIEAGSAAGHEVLASLPFTRASAEQMAEADTRVDACAQSQVRRLDHSRLPQALYDAHEHPRWDEVAGRCLACANCTMVCPTCFCHTVEETPDLSRRHTTHARLWDSCFTQEHGYIHGKNMRPTIKDRYRMWLTHKLASWIDQFGASGCVGCGRCITWCPVGIDLTEELPALLRPSEQPSTTGG